TATTCATCCAACCGGCAATCAGCAACAAAGCCGGCTTTTCCCTGGCCAAGCTGACACTAGTATCATCCATTTTGGCTTTCTTGGGTGTTTTGTTCGCCTATTTTATCACGTTGCCGCCGGCCTTAAGCTTCTTACGGGGCTTCAGTAGCGATCAGATAGAATCGTTGATTACAACTGATAACTACTTGTCTTTTGTTAGTATTTATCTCGGCGGTTTTGCGGTGCTGTTCCAAATACCGCTGATAGTTTGGATAATAAACAAATTTACGCCGCTCAAACCGGTCAAACTAATGAAATATCAACGGCATGTCGTACTTGTTTCATTTGTGGTGGCCGCCATATTAACGCCCACCCCAGATCCGCTTAACCAGTCAGCGATGGCCGTACCGATGGTTTTGCTGTATCAGACGGGCGTCGGCCTAGTCTGGGTTAATAACCGCAACCGATTTGATAAATTCACGCCGGCCGTTAAATCGAGCCGAGCCGAGCCCACCATCGCTTTTGACGAGGTCCTGGCCGAAATCAGTGACGGTAACCGGCCCAAACCAAGCGCCCAGACACCACCAGTGAGAACCAGCGGGCCAGCGATTGATGGTTTTATGCCTCTTGAAACTGACAACCGGCCGACCCGTCAAGAATTTAGCCGGCGACAGGCCGGGCTTCGGGCGTCGATTCGGAAACCATCGCGTCAACCGACGTCAAGTACGGTGTTTCGCGACCGGATAATGGACATCGTGTGCTGAGCTTGACTAGCATAAGTATTTTATGCATACTACCACTTAAGCATTAGAGAGACTAAAGATGAGACAAAAAAGACAAAAAAATCTAAAGAAAAATATTTTGCAAGCCAAAATGTCCCGCAAAGAATTTTTGCAATACTCCGGCACGGCGTTAGTCGGTATAGCCGGCGTCACTGGAGCGATTGATTCAATCGGCAAATCCTTTGGTAAAAAAGGTGGCGATGATTCTTACGGCTCATCAGCGTATGGTGGCAAGAAGC
Above is a window of Candidatus Saccharimonadales bacterium DNA encoding:
- the tatC gene encoding twin-arginine translocase subunit TatC, translating into MQEQTGTLVEHLIELRNRFFKVGLIFIAAGIGAYLINAQLTTWLIKPLNDTLVYTSPAGGLNFTLSLIFLTAFIITLPVLLRQIVLFIQPAISNKAGFSLAKLTLVSSILAFLGVLFAYFITLPPALSFLRGFSSDQIESLITTDNYLSFVSIYLGGFAVLFQIPLIVWIINKFTPLKPVKLMKYQRHVVLVSFVVAAILTPTPDPLNQSAMAVPMVLLYQTGVGLVWVNNRNRFDKFTPAVKSSRAEPTIAFDEVLAEISDGNRPKPSAQTPPVRTSGPAIDGFMPLETDNRPTRQEFSRRQAGLRASIRKPSRQPTSSTVFRDRIMDIVC